The nucleotide window TGTTTACGGACGGCAGTTGAGTTAAGACGAAGTGTAGCGGTCCAGGGTTTTCTGGACACAATTTTGTCCTTAATCACGCCGCGCACTCAGTGAGCACGATCTGCCTTTCGCGGACCTGGCTCGGCGTCTTGTAGCCGTGCCTGCCGATGATCCATTGCCGGTTGTAGGTTTCCTTGAATTTCAGCAGGGCCTTCCTCAACTCTTCGACCGTGTTGAATCGCCTGACCCAAAGCAGATTTTCCTTGAGGATGCGAACGAATCGTTCCGCGATGCCATTGCCTTGGGGCTCACGGACGAATGACGGGGAG belongs to Desulfovibrio oxyclinae DSM 11498 and includes:
- a CDS encoding integrase core domain-containing protein; this encodes SPSFVREPQGNGIAERFVRILKENLLWVRRFNTVEELRKALLKFKETYNRQWIIGRHGYKTPSQVRERQIVLTECAA